The window AACTTGTAATTtggatgttaaaaaaaaaagaagaatcatCTGGGAGCAGCAACGTTTTAGGAAGCAGGATTACTCAAAGATCAGGCATGCCCTTTCCTGTTTTAGCATCATATGTCTGCTCCCAAACAAACTCCATTGGTGTGTCCTTAGGGCCAGCTgcaaaccaaagaaaaaaatgaaagattaaGCTATCATTTTCGATTCTATAGAGAACTGAAATGCACATACTAAGACATTATAATATTAGAATATGATTCAAATCAAGAATCCAAGTTATTGTATCAATAGGTTTCAAATGCATAGCAAACGAACACTGTTGACTCCACCCATGGCATTCTacaggtaaaaaaaaataccatGTTTAGAGAAAGTTGAGAGATTCAACGTACCGGTAGTGGGTCTTGGTGTTGTCCTTATCTTTAGGATCTCTGGGCGAGGAATAATGGAACCAGATGTGCCTGTGCCTCTGGCCACTCTTACTTTCGTACCATCCTCTAGGTACTTCACACCAACCTTACAAGGCCTCCTGAGACAGAAACGATAATCATAATAGACAAAATAAGAAATCTCTCGctttgagcaaaaaaaaaaaaagtaattggTGAGAGTGAGAGAGATCAATACATACCCGGTGACAGGATCAACAACTTGGACATTTGAGGCGTGAAGGGGAGCCTCTACCGTGAAAATCCCACCTTCGTGATCAGGACCTCCCTTTATATGCTTCTTGATCTGAGAATACAGAAGAAAGCATCAGAGAAAAAACATACACAAGCTGTATAAACACACAGAGTCACGGTGAGTTTAGCTAGAGGACTCAAAACGAAAACTTTAAACAATTCAAAACACCAAGGTAGCTAATCCATAGGATTAGACCCGCTTTGTGGCGTTTTTGTAACCAACCAATCGATGGTTCAAGTTATAGAGAGAAGAATCAAATACTCACCAGATTCTTTCCTTCGACAATGACACGATTCTGGGATCTGATGACACGCTTAATGGTTCCAGTCTCGCCCTTGTCTTTCCCGCGGATAATCAttacctttaaaaaaaaagaaaacatcaaaTGAAACCGAACTAAACAAGCACCAAAAGCGAAACAGAGAGACACTAACATTATCCCCGCGAAGTATCTTCCAGTGTCTGATGAGTTTCTCAGCAGCTTTCCAACCCATTGCTCCTACctagtctctctctcagatGAGAATCCCTAacatcacacacacacagacaCAAAAcaagagtgttttttttttcttttgtaaaagaGACAAAACAAGAGTGTTGCTTTCACATTTCTATTACGGAACTCATCACGAAATGGAAATCATCACGAACCCAAATCACAAAATATTGAAAGACTTAGGGGTTTTCACAATTACAGAGATGCAACAAAAGATCATCTATTTCAGGATCGATCAAAAAAGGGAGAGAAAAACTGATGCTTATTAGTAACGAAATCGGTGGAGAGATGCCAGAGCGAGTTTGGAACTAAGAGGAAATTCGAAAGGAGCTTGCCTGTGTGGAAGAGTAAACCAACGGCGTTTGAAGGTTAATGTGATGCCGACGGTACCGGCGGCGTTAGCGACGGAGCTGAATAAGTCGGGACTATTTTGATTTGTGAATTCGAGTATGAAGCTAAAACCCTAGACTTCTTCACTGATGAGTGACGTCATTAATTGTGAAGATGACCGCGCCTTTTGATCCCTTTTTTTCCTTTCCCTTTGTGGAATTATCAAAACTTTGTGTGTTAAATTGCATTGGACAAAAAACTGGCTTGTTTTATCAACTGGGTTAGTTCCCAACTAATGACACTATGTTTTGTATGTATTCCAACCAAAGCCCAGGCCCAAAATACTCACAAAGACAATCATCCAAAAATTTAAGAGAAAAATTGTAGAGCTTCAAATTCACATGGAAGACCGCTTTTTCATTCCGAATATACGACTTCATGCATGAAACTGCTTTAGGGCACGATGAGTCGCCTCGTTCGGAACTTCGGACTataattttcacatttttagATTTGTCATGCCTGCAAAATCAGTAAGTTTTATATGTTTGACATGCATGTACGTACAAAACACATCTTTCTTTACATCCAGACCGTGAACATGTAAACAACGCATGTTTTAAAACGTATAGCAGACGGACGTCTATGTTGATTTCACCGAAAAAAAATCACAGGTAGAATGCCATGCTTTTGCAT is drawn from Raphanus sativus cultivar WK10039 unplaced genomic scaffold, ASM80110v3 Scaffold2158, whole genome shotgun sequence and contains these coding sequences:
- the LOC108849754 gene encoding uncharacterized protein LOC108849754, producing the protein MGWKAAEKLIRHWKILRGDNVMIIRGKDKGETGTIKRVIRSQNRVIVEGKNLIKKHIKGGPDHEGGIFTVEAPLHASNVQVVDPVTGRPCKVGVKYLEDGTKVRVARGTGTSGSIIPRPEILKIRTTPRPTTAGPKDTPMEFVWEQTYDAKTGKGMPDL